A region of the Emys orbicularis isolate rEmyOrb1 chromosome 6, rEmyOrb1.hap1, whole genome shotgun sequence genome:
AAAATTACATCGCGCTGCAGGAATTACACAGAGAGTTTGGTCCATCCCACTTCACTGTGCTGGCCTTTCCGTGCAATCAATTTGGAGAATTGGAGCCTAGCTCAAGCCAGGAAATAGAATCTTTTGCCAAGGGAAACTATGGAGCAACTTTCCCTATTTTCCACAAAATTAAGATTCTGGGATCTGAAACAGAACCTGCATTCAAATTTCTGATAGGTAAATATTTGCCTATTATATATTATGCTGCATATAAttgcaatattttttcatttatattgtattgattttttccccaaaacataaggggagaacagaaaaaaTGGCAGAAGAACAGAAAGGTAAAGGaatggcgggggagggaggagaaggaacaGGGACAGAGACATCTCAGTTTCCATCTGCTAGGAATTAATCAAAGGTTTCTAAAACATTAAACCAAATCTTTTCAAATTTAGATGAGGTTCCTCTTCTCCAAAATGTTACCTGCTCTTTACAATactatttttaaagcaaacatgTAATTGCCTGATTTACCTGTTGTCTATTTTTTATTatcattacaaaaatattttatttgaaaagttGTTCAAATAACTATATTAACCATTCTGAGAGAATTTAATACAAAAGTATCACCATTATTGTCTTATATTCTTAATATTTCAACAGTTAATACAAACGTGTAGATCAGCAAATTTCCCTCTTACCAGACATGTATATCTTATTGACTTAGATGCAAGTTATGCATGAACAGTGGGAAATAATCACTGGTTTACATTAACTCATTTTGTAAATTTTGGGATCCAATCTGCAAAACCTACTCACACAACTATGCCTCATTCACATGAGAAGCCACTGGAACTTACTCAAATGAGTAGGGGTTTGTAGGGATGGGCCCTGTAGTCTCACAAGTCAGAATGAGGCTGTATTTACTTAGGGCTTAAATCAAAGCTCAATGAAGCCaattgaaagactcccactgacttcaatgtgctttggatcaggtctttggTTCCCATTGAATTTCTGTATAATAGAGGAATGATGGTCCAGTTGTTAGGGAACTAGCCCGTAACTTGGGAGAGATAACGTTCAATTCTATGCTCTGCCACAGCTTTCCTCTGTGACTTTGAGTGAGTCACTTACCCTCAGTTCCACATCTGGGAAACAGAGATAGTGATGCTTCCCAGCCTCACAGGGTGCCATGAGCATGCAGTGCTCAGCTGCTTTGGTGATGGGGGCCAGCTATGTACTTTTAAAGAAGATAAGGGTCAAAAATCACTTGCCATATCACTAGCAAAACAACAAGATACTGCAGATTTTGTAAATCTTTTCACCAGTCTGAATTTCAAACATATTTTCTTTTCACCTAACTAAAAACAATGGATCAAATTCTGCACTAATTTATACTCCTTCAATCCTAATATCCCCTCAGATATGCTCGTGCATTATGATCATGAAGACAAGGGGAGCGTTTGACTTCAGTTACATTACAGACGGTGTAATTAGTGCGAACTATGCCCCATTCgctatattaaataaaaacatatcCATACCCATGGATGGAGAGAGATACCACATTCACTCTTTTGGTTCTAAAATgcatgatacacctctaccccgatataacgctgtccttgggagccaaaaaatcttaccgcgttataggtgaaaccgcgttatatcgaacttgctgtgatccactggagtgcgcagccccctccccccccccggagcactgctttaccgtgttatatctgaattcatgttatatcgggtcacattatatcgggatACAGGTGTAGCTTGTTTGACAGACAAAAAATCACTTTATTTGCTATTTGTATATTTTGAAAGTATTTTATGAAAGTCATCctttcccttcctgcagccccctgcctcaaAGGAATTTACTGTGCAGCTTCTGCCCAAAGGGGATGATATTTTCACTCTCTTATACATTTAATATTTTCTAGGTCAAATTCTCAGCCACATTGGGACAGTTTTGCACTATACCACCAGCTGATTCTGACCATACGACTAGCATATCCAGCCCCAGAGCAATCGTCCTAGTGCAAGGAGGATCCTCCAGCGGCATAGAGATGGTGcagacataggcgccgactccgtgggtgctccggggctggagcacccacggggaaaaattggtgggtgctctgcacccaccggcagctccccgccccagctcacctccacctcctccgccACTTTTTCCCCCTGgttcccagcgcttcctgccgcgaaacagctgtttcacggcgggaagcgctaggagggaggggggaagagggggaacgcaccgtgctcggggaagaggcggggccggggcgggatttggggaaggcatccaataggggcagggaggaggtggagttggggcggggactttggggaaggggttggaatgggacgGGGCAGGGCCGGGGTCGGGGGgtacgagcacccaccggcgccgggaaaagttggtgcctatgggtgCAGAGACTCTTAtgaagtgcttaatttgtaataaaacaggagctggggctcaagcaattaggtgccagggCTGAAGCAATTTttgtactttcataactgattcagcaagcccagaggtaccggggctatgaactgccataGGTGCCAGGGCTGAAGCAATTTttgtactttcataactgattcagcaagcccagaggtatcagggctatgaactgccaagcctaaagTTGCCGGGGCTCTGCCCtgacaagccctggcacaaattaagcactgccattTCACTCCTTCATCCCAATGTAACAGCAAAAGGGGGGCTTGGCCAATGCTCAGGACACTGCTAAATCTCATTGATCCAGGgtcgcccagagggggggggcaaatggggcaatttgccccaggccccgggccctgcagggtcccccatgagaatatagtattctatagtattgcaacttttttttatggaaggggcccctgaaattgatttgccccaggccccctgaatcgtCTGGGCAGCTCTGCATTGATCCCCAGCAGTAGTTTTGGACCATGGGAGCTATTGCAGCTGCTATAAATTAGAGCAGTCATcaagctgctctaacttacactgggAGTCTAGCTCTGCATTCTAACCCAGAATCAAGGGGAGAGCAACGGTGAGGTTATACCACCCCAAGACTTCCTCTTCTGACTTGCACTGTGTGCAATTCAGCTTGATCCTAGATATAGCAATTAAATCAAGATACAATTATTAAACAGAAAAGGGTCAACATGACATGGAACATATCCCACCATCCCTTGGCATGGAAAATTCCTATTGAGGCTGTGGAAGTTATGAATATGGTTCAGTGGCTGGCTTGGGACAATGGCTTTTAATTAGGTTTGAAAGGACTAGATTTGTAtctgtaaatgtcagtaaacatcgaCTTCACAGTATACACACAAATGACGAAAAATATTTCAACTGATgatcattgaaatttacagataagtAAAGTAAGAAAAGTGCAGCttaagaacttattagagttGACTTacggatatttactttgtatatctgtatattttgacatgcgatgtgacagtttgtgttttaacggttataaagctttaacttttttatcTAAccatctgctgtcattaaataaataTTGTCTGACACCCCCATTGTCTCATACATCCCTAATTTcccgcaactgtgaaaatgtaaattgctaaaaatcagaaaaaaatacctAAAACCCATagttttgtgcaactgtgaaaatttaaattgaaaaaaaaattaaaattacttaaaaataaacattgatattatccatcaaaatgataaaaaataccatcaaattctgccaagctacTTTTAATGCATTAATTTAGGACCCTATTCTCCACTACATGGCTTATTCCCCTATAGAAGTGACAATTCTGAACTCACAATTTTCTTTAAATTCTTCCATAAGACTATGAGTTCCCCCAagaaagggccaggggctccaccAACTAAACCTGCAGGATCTGTGAGGGTCTCCAGGGACATGGCAAAGGCAAGGGACTCTACTGCTGCTGCCTTTGGGAGCCATGCTGCCAGGTGTTTCTTAGCAGCCTGTCATCCCCAGAAACCCCCACTCCCAGAAATTCCATAGGACAGAGTAACATCTGAGGCTTTGCCCCATGAGACTGAGGGGTAGAATCAAGCAGAAATTGACCCAGCCATCACCCCCAACATCCCCATCTCCTGTATccacctgccccctgccagcccataGAGCTAGAAATACTATGGAGCCCTTACTGAGGGACATCTGTAGGGCAGGGAGAAGAGGTTTAACCACATAGGTGGCAGCACTCTCCCATGTCATGCTCCCCAGGAAGCAGAAGAGAGTATTTGGCTCTTACACTGCTtcaaagagaaggggaaaattCTTTCATTTCACCCTCCTAGATCAATAGAACCATCCAAACGTCCAGATCAAGAGACTTAACACAGAATGGGAGTTTCCTTTTTTCAAAAGACTGTTAAAGAATAGCTGTTCTGTGGCTAAGCAATTGCAAGGATAGCAGTATTTTAGGCCATTAAAAGTATCTGATGCCTTTTCTGCAGATTCTTCAAAGAAAGAGCCTAGGTGGAATTTCTGGAAGTATCTTGTCAACCCAGAAGGTAAAGTTGTGAAATTTTGGAGACCTGAAGAGCCCATAGAAAACATCAGGCCAGAAGTAGCATCTCTGATCAGGCAGATCATCATGAAAAAGAAAGAAGATCTCTGAAAAGGCCATTCAGTCTGTGAATCCATTTTACCGCATGTATAGACAATCTTAATACATTCCTGTTAAATGATGCTAGAAGCTAGGCCATCAAGTGTTTTAATTTCTCTTTGGTTTTAATGGCAGTACTGAGAATAATTACAAATGATTTAAGCGCTaatatagggcccaatcctgcgacATGCTGAGCGccaataaagtcaatgagagttgcaaggcactcagcactttgcaggatcagacccttagtttGGCATAAAGTTGCTAATGTTCCCTGTAAATTCACACTGCTGCCAATGGTTAATAATGTCACCAACATGAAAATGCTTAAAAAAGAAGACAGAGGATTTGTATGAATATGAAGTTGACTAATTTATCAAGCCAAGAGCTTTGTTTCCCAGCTACTTGTAACAagtgttagggttttttttatatttgattGCCAAACATGAAACTCCTGTGACTGAATTACTTTAGGGCCATTGTATCAATCCAGAAGCATCACACCAGAGTAGTTAAAActgaatgccactgaaaaatACCAGCTTTGCTACATTAACAGAGGAAGGTTGATGAATTGTGAAAATTACaaactaagtttaaaaaaaattgtaaatagaTAGTTCTATGAAGATTGTTTattaaaaaagaggaaaatcaCAAAATGGTTCCTAGCCTACATTGTGTGTATTTTGATATATTTCACAAAATGTTCTGTGACACTGTGCAGTCATACACACTGAGAGCATTCTGGAGAATCTAACACTAAAGCAATTATAAGATCAGCCCCTATTTTATTTGGAGCTAGGCAAACTTAGATTGCTAAACTTTGTGAATCAAGCAGCAGACAAGTTGGGATTCATCAGGCATTGTGGCTGTATTTTACAGTCTGAGACAAAGGATAAATTACTAGAATAATTCTAAGAGCAGATACGCTATAGTAAATATCACGTCTGGAAGAGCTAAAGTGTAATGATGAATAAAGATGGCTGGTTATGTGTGGCATTCTCAAACCAAAGTTAGTAAAGTATTCACACTTTCTCACCATTTGcgatggggaaggggagaaactgTGAGGATCTTGAAGCTGAATCTGGTTGGAGGCTCTGGCTTCATTGGGGAGCCCCCAGGCCAAAGGAAGGCATTGCTAGGGAGGGAAGGGGCATAGCCAAAACTGCCAAAGTGGAAGGTGAAGCTGTTCTCGATGCCAGAAACCTGGAGGGAGAGCAGCACTGGAAACACTAGGAATGAATCCCCCGATGCACATGGGGCCAGGCTGGTCCAAGAGGGAGGAATTTGGCCCTTGTACTGTTAGTACAAATAATGTAATGTAGGTACAAGTAAACAGCAGTCATTCATGTGCAGCTACACACAGCTTCAGATAttaaaaccattttgtttcaTTGAGAAGAAGGATGTTGTCCACGGTACTGGAGATATCCAAAAGCCTTTCAAAAATACTTGGGGGTCTACATCATCCACTAGAGACGAGCAGTAAAGATGGCTGCCTAAGGTTTCATCGGGACAACAGCAGCTGCAGGAATACAAGACACCCCTATACTAGTGTCTGCCTGGGGCGTGAGCTCAATTTCTGCTGTAAGGTTGGAACTCACAATCTTCTCAcctgggaaaataatacagcgggcatagattatccaacaagttcttagaATATactggagacaatttttttatttcagaagatgaagaaagctactgggggagaggctattctagatttgatttggacaaatagggaagaactgaTTGAGAATttggaaggcagcttaggtgaaagtcagcatggatttgtcaagaacaaatcatgtcaaaccaacctaatagggCTGACAAGGTAacagccttgtggatggggagaagcggtagatgtggtatctcttgactttagtaaggcttttgatactgtctcgcatgaccgtctcataaacaaactagggaaatacaacctagatagagctactataaggtgggtgcataactggttggaaaaccattcccagaaagtagttatcagtggttcacagtcaagctggaaaagcatattgagtggggtctcACAGGTttcagttctgggtccaattctgttcaatatcttcatcaatgatttagataatggcacagagagtacacttataaagttttcaGGGGTTgccaagtgctttggagggtaggattaaacttcaaaatgatctggacaaactggagaaatggtctgcagtaaataggatgaaattcaataaggacaaatacgaAGTACTCCacctaggaaggaacaatcagttggacacatacaaaatgtgaaatgactgcctcggaaggagtactgagaaaagggatctggggggcatagtggatcacaaactaaatatgaatgaccagtgtaacactattgcaaaaaaagcaaacaacattgtgggatgtattagcaggggtgttgtaaacaagacaagagaagtaattcttccattctactctatgctgattaggcctcaactggagtattgtatctaGTTCTGgatgctacatttcaggaaagatgtggacaaattggagaaagtccagagaagagcaacaaaaatgattaaagatctag
Encoded here:
- the GPX8 gene encoding probable glutathione peroxidase 8 isoform X1; this translates as MEPLTTYPLKCSVPKARVFVVFLSMVLCTAMLCLLQLKFLKPKIKDFYSFEVKDSRGRTVSLEKYRGKASLVVNVASYCQHTDKNYIALQELHREFGPSHFTVLAFPCNQFGELEPSSSQEIESFAKGNYGATFPIFHKIKILGSETEPAFKFLIDSSKKEPRWNFWKYLVNPEGKVVKFWRPEEPIENIRPEVASLIRQIIMKKKEDL
- the GPX8 gene encoding probable glutathione peroxidase 8 isoform X2, producing the protein MEPLTTYPLKCSVPKARASLVVNVASYCQHTDKNYIALQELHREFGPSHFTVLAFPCNQFGELEPSSSQEIESFAKGNYGATFPIFHKIKILGSETEPAFKFLIDSSKKEPRWNFWKYLVNPEGKVVKFWRPEEPIENIRPEVASLIRQIIMKKKEDL
- the GPX8 gene encoding probable glutathione peroxidase 8 isoform X3, which gives rise to MEPLTTYPLKCSVPKAKFGELEPSSSQEIESFAKGNYGATFPIFHKIKILGSETEPAFKFLIDSSKKEPRWNFWKYLVNPEGKVVKFWRPEEPIENIRPEVASLIRQIIMKKKEDL